One stretch of Paenibacillus sp. AN1007 DNA includes these proteins:
- a CDS encoding molybdenum cofactor biosynthesis protein B, which translates to MTNSVEQHRQEAPQTTACMIVTVSDTRTKETDTSGQLIHELLHQAGYKVVEYLITPDETERIQSILQEAAVRDDIEAVLLSGGTGIAPRDNTYEAVSSLLDKELPGFGEIFRYLSYTEDIGSAAILSRAVAGTIGRTAVFSMPGSRGAVKLAMERIILPELRHVMREIYKPV; encoded by the coding sequence ATGACCAATTCAGTTGAACAGCACCGGCAGGAGGCGCCGCAAACGACTGCCTGTATGATAGTCACGGTCTCTGACACACGTACCAAAGAAACGGACACCAGCGGTCAGCTTATACACGAGCTGCTGCATCAAGCCGGTTATAAAGTCGTGGAGTATCTCATTACACCTGACGAGACAGAACGGATTCAGAGCATCCTGCAGGAAGCTGCTGTACGGGATGATATCGAAGCCGTGCTGCTGAGCGGCGGTACGGGGATCGCTCCCCGGGACAACACGTACGAAGCTGTATCCTCTCTACTGGACAAAGAATTGCCGGGCTTCGGTGAAATATTCCGCTATCTCAGCTATACCGAGGATATTGGTTCGGCTGCCATATTAAGCCGAGCGGTTGCCGGGACAATCGGAAGAACTGCTGTGTTTTCCATGCCAGGGTCACGCGGAGCGGTCAAACTGGCCATGGAGCGTATTATTTTACCTGAGCTGCGCCATGTGATGCGTGAAATATACAAACCCGTCTGA
- the argS gene encoding arginine--tRNA ligase yields the protein MKQAAVQIAPLTGLTEEEVLKLLEIPPQEQMGDAAFPCFTLAKSLKKAPVVIAGEIAAALQAAGTDAAAAGPYVNIRFDRKVLAPELLQELGSETFGKLQLGQGARVLIDMSSPNIAKPFGIGHLRSTVIGAALYRLYQEAGYTSISVNHLGDWGTQFGKQITAYKRWGNEEALQADPIRNSLELYVRFHDEAEQDPTLETEAREWFRKLEQGDDEAQRLWAFFVKVSMQEFNRMYERLNVDFDYTLGESFYNDKMGAVVEELQDKGLLEESDGALVVRLDEENMPPCLIIKKDGTTIYPTRDLATAIYRRNIMQADRLLYVVGGEQKLHFRQVFTVLSKMGYEWADNCEHIPFGLMRFEGRKMSTRRGKVVFLQEVLDEAVARAQQIIQDKNPNLEQSEQVAEAVGVGAIIFGDLRSNRMNDIDFSLDDAVSFEGETGPYVQYTYARIQSVLAKAANVSRDEREKVTDPLKGSAAENIEVNAELEAEGSHLDRHLRDHLAADAVGDTSWALLKLLAEYPSYLEKAVLRSEPSVIAKYTIDVAQAFNRFYHAERIADAPPGTKAFRVKLAARTAERLAYSLSLLGVQAPERM from the coding sequence ATGAAGCAGGCTGCAGTTCAGATTGCCCCGCTCACAGGGCTCACAGAGGAAGAAGTATTAAAATTGTTGGAAATCCCGCCGCAGGAGCAGATGGGAGACGCAGCATTTCCTTGCTTTACACTGGCCAAGTCGCTCAAGAAGGCACCGGTTGTTATTGCTGGTGAGATTGCTGCTGCACTGCAGGCTGCCGGAACAGATGCCGCAGCTGCCGGACCGTATGTGAACATTCGTTTTGACAGGAAGGTGCTGGCACCTGAGCTGCTGCAGGAACTGGGCAGCGAAACATTTGGCAAACTGCAGCTGGGTCAAGGAGCGCGTGTACTAATCGACATGTCCTCGCCTAACATTGCGAAACCTTTCGGCATCGGGCATCTGCGTTCAACTGTAATTGGTGCAGCGCTGTATCGTCTCTATCAAGAAGCGGGTTACACCTCAATAAGTGTAAATCACTTGGGGGACTGGGGCACTCAGTTTGGCAAACAAATTACGGCTTATAAGCGGTGGGGGAATGAAGAAGCGCTGCAGGCTGACCCTATTCGCAATTCCCTGGAGCTGTACGTTCGTTTCCATGACGAGGCGGAGCAGGACCCGACACTGGAGACGGAGGCCCGGGAATGGTTCCGCAAACTGGAACAGGGAGATGATGAAGCTCAGCGGTTATGGGCATTCTTTGTAAAAGTAAGTATGCAGGAGTTCAACCGGATGTATGAACGATTAAATGTTGATTTTGACTATACACTGGGCGAAAGCTTCTATAATGACAAGATGGGTGCAGTCGTTGAAGAACTGCAGGATAAAGGGCTGCTGGAGGAGAGCGACGGTGCTCTCGTGGTAAGGTTGGATGAAGAAAATATGCCGCCATGTCTGATCATAAAAAAGGATGGAACAACCATATATCCAACCCGGGATTTGGCGACAGCCATCTATCGTCGGAACATTATGCAGGCAGATCGCTTGTTATACGTCGTTGGCGGCGAGCAAAAACTTCATTTCCGTCAGGTGTTTACGGTGCTGTCCAAGATGGGTTACGAATGGGCAGACAACTGTGAACATATTCCGTTCGGCTTGATGCGCTTTGAAGGGCGGAAGATGTCTACACGCCGGGGGAAGGTTGTCTTTTTGCAGGAAGTGCTGGATGAAGCCGTTGCGCGTGCCCAGCAGATCATTCAGGATAAAAATCCGAATCTGGAACAGTCTGAACAGGTAGCTGAAGCCGTTGGTGTGGGAGCGATTATTTTCGGTGACCTGCGCAGCAATCGCATGAATGATATCGATTTCTCGCTGGATGATGCGGTGAGTTTCGAAGGAGAGACGGGGCCTTATGTGCAGTATACCTATGCCCGGATTCAAAGTGTGCTTGCCAAAGCCGCGAATGTGTCGCGTGATGAACGGGAGAAGGTGACAGATCCGTTGAAAGGGTCTGCTGCGGAGAACATTGAGGTAAATGCAGAGCTTGAGGCTGAAGGATCACATTTGGATAGGCATCTTAGGGATCACCTTGCTGCGGATGCTGTGGGAGATACGTCGTGGGCGCTGCTGAAGCTGCTTGCTGAATACCCATCCTATCTGGAAAAAGCAGTGCTTCGCAGTGAACCTTCGGTCATTGCCAAATATACGATCGATGTCGCTCAAGCGTTTAACCGCTTCTATCATGCCGAGCGAATTGCAGACGCGCCTCCCGGCACGAAAGCTTTTCGGGTAAAACTGGCAGCGCGTACTGCCGAACGTCTGGCTTACAGCTTGTCTTTGCTTGGCGTGCAGGCTCCAGAGCGGATGTGA
- a CDS encoding four-helix bundle copper-binding protein: MTQQQYQQCIDACLECMNACNVCYISSLKEYDLAMLRDCIRLNRECADICAFAAQAMTRGSDFIGEICELCVKACEACAAECGKHEHDHCQACAEACRACAEACRLMAAVA, from the coding sequence ATGACACAACAACAATACCAACAATGTATCGATGCTTGCCTGGAGTGCATGAATGCTTGCAATGTATGTTACATATCAAGTCTGAAAGAATATGATCTGGCTATGCTGCGTGATTGTATTCGTCTTAACCGCGAATGTGCTGACATATGTGCATTTGCTGCACAAGCGATGACTCGTGGAAGTGACTTTATCGGCGAAATCTGTGAATTGTGCGTCAAAGCATGTGAAGCTTGTGCGGCGGAATGCGGCAAACACGAACATGACCACTGCCAAGCCTGCGCAGAAGCCTGCCGTGCATGTGCTGAAGCCTGCCGTTTAATGGCAGCCGTGGCCTAA
- a CDS encoding GTP-binding protein encodes MSMAKEQKQSIPVYILSGFLGSGKTTLLVKLIEYWKQQGLRPAVVMNELGEVNLDGQIVDEEVPMTEMLGGCICCTVRGDLGLQLADLVQEESPDVIVIEATGAANPMEILDAVTETSLYMRLELKSLITVVDAAHLSGLYQEQKGKTFKLMQEQIRCASVLLLNKTDRVQTEQLRELEQLLNKWNGFAPVIPTVKCEVQMEHLLHSGNEIHLQQSGADIGKSNDEAEHHVHTDACRTHGCSHGHEYKHGHHSNSSDSQHKLASRPHTSHEHVMVYTHYFSQPVNSEAFERFVAGLPRDIYRAKGILSFSDTASRFWFQYAYRESDYMKITPQGEVPNVAVFIGEHFDQTVIREQLLELEAIKQE; translated from the coding sequence ATGAGTATGGCTAAGGAGCAAAAACAAAGCATTCCTGTATATATCCTGTCCGGTTTTTTGGGAAGCGGCAAAACGACACTGCTCGTTAAACTGATCGAATACTGGAAGCAGCAGGGACTTCGTCCAGCTGTCGTGATGAATGAGCTGGGAGAAGTGAATCTGGATGGGCAGATTGTAGATGAGGAAGTACCTATGACGGAAATGTTAGGCGGATGCATCTGCTGCACTGTTCGTGGTGATCTTGGACTGCAGCTTGCAGACCTCGTTCAGGAAGAGTCGCCCGATGTAATCGTAATTGAGGCAACCGGTGCGGCCAATCCGATGGAAATACTGGATGCCGTAACGGAGACTTCGCTGTATATGCGGCTGGAGTTGAAAAGTCTGATCACCGTGGTCGACGCAGCTCATCTGTCGGGTCTGTATCAGGAGCAGAAGGGTAAAACATTCAAGCTGATGCAGGAACAGATTCGCTGTGCATCCGTGCTTCTTTTGAATAAAACGGATCGCGTTCAAACAGAGCAGCTGCGGGAACTGGAACAGCTGTTGAACAAGTGGAACGGCTTTGCCCCGGTGATTCCTACGGTCAAATGTGAAGTGCAGATGGAACATTTGCTTCACAGCGGCAATGAGATTCACCTGCAGCAGTCTGGTGCAGATATTGGAAAATCAAACGATGAAGCTGAGCATCATGTGCATACAGATGCCTGTCGTACACATGGATGCAGTCATGGACATGAGTATAAACATGGACATCACAGTAATTCTTCGGATTCTCAGCACAAGCTTGCCTCCAGGCCTCATACGTCACATGAACATGTGATGGTATATACGCATTATTTCAGCCAGCCGGTGAACAGCGAAGCGTTTGAACGGTTTGTGGCTGGTTTGCCGCGTGATATCTACCGGGCAAAAGGTATTCTCTCTTTTAGTGATACGGCAAGCCGGTTCTGGTTTCAATATGCCTATCGTGAATCGGATTATATGAAGATCACACCGCAAGGTGAAGTACCGAATGTTGCCGTGTTCATTGGTGAACATTTTGATCAGACTGTCATTCGTGAACAGTTACTGGAACTGGAAGCAATAAAACAAGAGTAA
- a CDS encoding YdcF family protein, producing the protein MSSRPLIRPDLKHPMQRILYWGIGAVLLSIIFWAGFTAGGILAYMNEGSHRPSDAAVVLGAAVQGENPSPVFRERIEQAVRLYKDGTVRHLIFTGGSRDSSTPTEAWVGRQYAVSHGVRPEHILIETKSVITRENLLYSLEIGKKEGYRTYTIVSDPLHMKRSMKMASELGMDAVPSPTETTAYRSWRSKIPFLVRETVMYMGYTLKGWN; encoded by the coding sequence ATGAGCAGCCGCCCTTTGATCAGACCTGATCTTAAACATCCAATGCAGCGAATCTTATATTGGGGAATAGGCGCTGTCCTGTTATCCATCATTTTCTGGGCAGGGTTTACAGCCGGAGGCATCCTTGCCTACATGAACGAAGGTTCACACCGCCCATCGGACGCAGCTGTTGTTCTGGGTGCGGCGGTACAAGGGGAGAATCCGTCACCGGTATTTCGTGAGCGAATTGAACAAGCTGTTCGGCTCTATAAGGACGGTACGGTGCGTCATCTGATCTTTACAGGAGGCTCCAGAGACAGCAGTACACCCACGGAAGCATGGGTAGGACGCCAGTATGCTGTCTCACATGGCGTGAGACCAGAGCACATTCTTATCGAAACGAAGTCAGTCATAACCCGGGAGAATCTGCTGTACTCGCTTGAAATAGGAAAGAAGGAAGGATATCGAACTTATACGATTGTCAGCGACCCGCTGCATATGAAGAGATCGATGAAAATGGCGAGCGAACTTGGCATGGATGCTGTTCCATCACCGACAGAAACGACAGCATACCGCAGCTGGCGCAGCAAGATCCCTTTTCTGGTCAGAGAGACGGTAATGTATATGGGATATACTCTGAAAGGCTGGAATTAA
- a CDS encoding ABC transporter ATP-binding protein, which produces MKSNTGKRLLQYALKAKGTFIAALIMLTIGVAAELAGPFIAKSMIDNHLLAIEQPFYETAASKEAAVYQGKNYKREGLLAPDEPKGAEVRVLQAGKSFYFVNEPVSAPDGDRSYSNGTLTVTRAGEVTGQYAAVPLSAGELFAFYKPEMPSIYQLIVYYLIFLVISVIMEFGKTFWLQSSANKVIQRLRNDVYAHIQRLPVHFFDNLPAGKVVSRVTNDTEAVKDLFVAVLSNFFSGIITITGVYIALFLLDVRLGLISLFVVPMLIAWIVLYRKFATRYNTIIRSRLSEINAIINESIQGMSIIRVFRRQKQTRQEFEELNEDYMKHQNKMLNLNAFTSHNLVNVLRNIAFAVVLWYFGAGAITGTSIISLGVLYAFVDVLGRLFQPIIGMVNQLANLDSSLVSAGRVFELMDEKGEPVTDGSMPRYKGNVVFDDVSFAYKKDYVLNNISFKASQGQTVALVGHTGSGKSSIINLLFRFYDPQKGKITIDGQNVKEIPKQWIREHMGIVLQDPYLFTGTIASNVSLGDEKISRARIEQALRDVGAERILAHLPQGFDEPVVEKGSTLSAGQRQLISFARALAFDPAILILDEATANIDTETEALIQNALEVLKKGRTTFIIAHRLSTIRSADQILVLHRGRIVEQGAHDELMELKGRYYQMYQLQQGAQGEVITDKSAREADSFSTASASLAGGNV; this is translated from the coding sequence TTGAAGTCGAATACAGGTAAAAGGCTGCTGCAGTATGCCTTGAAAGCCAAAGGCACATTTATTGCTGCCTTAATCATGCTGACGATTGGTGTCGCGGCTGAACTTGCCGGACCCTTTATCGCCAAATCTATGATTGATAACCATCTGCTCGCCATTGAGCAGCCATTTTACGAGACTGCTGCTTCGAAGGAAGCCGCAGTCTATCAAGGAAAAAATTATAAGCGTGAAGGGTTACTCGCACCAGACGAACCCAAAGGCGCCGAGGTTCGAGTGCTGCAGGCCGGCAAAAGCTTTTATTTTGTAAACGAGCCGGTCAGTGCCCCGGACGGCGACCGTTCCTACTCGAACGGAACCTTGACCGTGACTCGTGCGGGTGAAGTCACAGGACAGTACGCGGCAGTGCCGCTGTCTGCAGGCGAACTTTTTGCCTTTTACAAACCCGAGATGCCGAGCATCTATCAATTAATTGTGTATTATCTGATCTTCCTTGTCATCTCCGTTATTATGGAGTTCGGTAAAACCTTCTGGCTGCAGTCCTCTGCCAACAAGGTCATTCAGCGGCTTCGCAATGATGTATATGCGCACATTCAGCGGCTGCCGGTGCACTTTTTTGATAATCTGCCCGCAGGTAAGGTCGTCTCCCGGGTCACCAATGATACCGAGGCCGTTAAAGATCTTTTTGTAGCCGTGCTGTCCAACTTTTTCTCAGGTATCATTACAATAACGGGAGTGTATATTGCGCTCTTCCTGCTCGATGTACGTCTGGGTCTGATCTCCCTGTTCGTTGTACCGATGCTTATTGCGTGGATCGTATTGTATCGAAAATTTGCTACCCGTTACAACACCATCATCCGCTCACGGCTGAGTGAGATCAATGCGATTATTAACGAATCCATCCAAGGAATGTCCATCATTCGTGTATTCCGCCGCCAGAAACAGACCCGGCAGGAGTTCGAAGAATTGAACGAAGACTATATGAAACATCAGAACAAAATGCTGAACCTGAACGCATTTACCTCTCATAACCTGGTGAATGTGCTGCGGAATATCGCCTTTGCCGTGGTTCTGTGGTACTTCGGGGCAGGCGCAATCACCGGCACGAGCATTATTTCACTTGGTGTGCTGTATGCCTTTGTCGATGTTCTCGGTCGCTTGTTCCAGCCAATCATCGGTATGGTGAATCAGCTTGCGAATCTGGATTCCTCTCTGGTTTCCGCCGGGCGTGTATTTGAACTTATGGATGAAAAAGGAGAACCGGTTACGGACGGTTCCATGCCAAGATACAAAGGCAATGTTGTCTTTGACGATGTATCCTTTGCTTATAAAAAAGATTACGTGCTGAACAATATCTCGTTCAAAGCATCACAGGGTCAGACGGTGGCTCTAGTGGGTCACACCGGTTCAGGCAAAAGCTCCATCATTAACCTGCTTTTCCGGTTCTATGATCCGCAAAAAGGTAAAATTACAATCGACGGACAGAATGTCAAAGAGATACCCAAACAGTGGATTCGGGAGCATATGGGGATCGTACTGCAGGACCCTTATCTTTTCACAGGCACGATTGCTTCCAATGTCAGTCTGGGTGATGAAAAAATTTCCCGGGCACGTATTGAGCAGGCGCTGCGTGATGTGGGTGCAGAACGTATTTTGGCGCATCTGCCCCAGGGCTTTGACGAGCCTGTCGTAGAGAAAGGCAGCACGCTGTCTGCGGGACAGCGCCAGCTGATTTCGTTTGCCAGGGCACTCGCGTTTGATCCGGCGATTCTCATTCTGGACGAAGCGACCGCCAATATTGATACAGAGACGGAAGCACTGATTCAGAATGCTCTGGAGGTCCTGAAAAAAGGACGTACCACCTTCATCATTGCCCACCGCCTTTCAACCATTCGCTCCGCTGATCAGATTCTCGTTCTGCACCGCGGAAGAATCGTGGAGCAGGGTGCGCATGACGAACTGATGGAGCTGAAAGGTCGTTACTATCAGATGTATCAGCTGCAGCAGGGTGCTCAGGGCGAAGTCATCACCGATAAGTCTGCTCGTGAGGCGGATTCTTTCAGTACAGCTTCGGCATCGCTCGCAGGAGGGAATGTGTAA